A window of Fusarium oxysporum Fo47 chromosome II, complete sequence genomic DNA:
AACTCAGGCTTGCCCAATTTGCGGTTGACGTCGTTGTGTGCGCCGCACAGCCACTTGCCGAACTCATCACGACTGTTGACCTGTGGCGCTTCTCGTTTTAGATAACCCTGGAAATCTTCTGCGCAGACCCAGCAAGGATATAGCTTAGAGAATAGACCGACAAAGCTGAGAAGGTCTGATTTTTGGCCGCTTGACGGCTGTTCCGGATACTGAGCGGCAATAGAGTGAAGCAATGTCCATGTACTACGGCCTAGCACCTCAACATCTGGAGGGCAGTCGGCTGGAGGACCCTTGACCTTTGCAGCATCCTGTTTGAGAGTACTCTTTGTCTGGGAAGCCCATGCAGCAAAAGACGTACAATTCCGGCATCTGAACAAGGGTCAGTCGAATAGGGCTCCATTTGCAGGGCGTAACGATGAAACTCACGGCTTGCCGTCAGGGCCTAGTACCACTCCCTTGGGGATCCTCTTAG
This region includes:
- a CDS encoding flavin-linked sulfhydryl oxidase; amino-acid sequence: MSSDPNDQQQAAAPAAPASSVGGSAEPPKRIPKGVVLGPDGKPCRNCTSFAAWASQTKSTLKQDAAKVKGPPADCPPDVEVLGRSTWTLLHSIAAQYPEQPSSGQKSDLLSFVGLFSKLYPCWVCAEDFQGYLKREAPQVNSRDEFGKWLCGAHNDVNRKLGKPEFDCSKWEERWRTGWKDGRCD